ATTCTTTGGCTTCTTCTCCCTAATTATTCCTTCTAGAATGGGAGTGGGAATTGGGAAGCCCAAAACTTCCTTTCCAGCGGAGAGGATGAGAGAAACAGCTTCCTTGAGGGTTTTAACTTTACTCCTGAATTCGACAGAAAATAGAACGTCAATAAAATCGTCGTAGCTCATGACGGGGGTTCTTCTGAGGTTTATATAGAATGCAACATACTCATCAGATAGTCTCCTAGTAAGCTCCATCATTAGGGCTGTTTTCCCTGAGTTGATTGGTCCATAGATGAAAGTTATCATATTAGGCTCGGTAAAGACGAGCCTTATTAGCTTATCCAACTCATGTTGTCTGTTGAAAAATATCACTTTCACTACCCCCTATAATTAACCTTTCGAGGTGTAGTTTCATAACACTTTTGACGCTCATAACTCTTCTCTCCCAATGTTCATTTCAGGAGGACATTTTGAGCTTGAAACATAGTGCTCTTCTAAATTAGTCCAAGGAAGACCCACCACGGAATCATGAGGATATCACCTTTAATTTCAAATCTTTTGCCGATCACTATACCTTTCTCGGCATTTAACCTTTCCATACTTCGCCTAACTTGGGAAATGTCACTCTTACCTAGACTAACTTCAATGACATAGCGCTCTCCATTCTTAATTAGAAGGAAGTCAGCGCCACCTTTACCCGGTTCGTATTCCAGCCTTCCAGCCCCATGAAGGTAGAGCGCTACTGCATCCTCAAGCAATGCTGCCTCATCCACGCTCTCGAACTTGTGGAGTATGGATGCCCTCATCGCTGGAGCGAGGAACTTCAGTTTCGGGCCCTTCCTGACTTTCCGTGTCAGGCTTCCTGCGGGAGGTATCTCGACGAGAAGGCCACTCCTGACAAGTGCCCTAACGATTTCTATTACCGTGCTCTTTGAAATTCCGAGTGTTTTTGATAACCTTTCGTAGCTGAACCTTTCCCCCCTCGGATTGGCCAAGATGAAGAGGAGCTTCATAGCGAAATCCAGCGTTGATGAGTCGAAGTTCCTGAAGTCCTTCAGATCCCTATAAATTATCCTCTCAATCAGCGTAAAAATGTATTCATATGCTTCCTCTTCGCTGAGTTCAAGCGTTATGGGGAGTGAGCCTAGCCGGAGGTAGCGTTCTACCTCTTTTCCATGTTGGGCTACTGTAGAGAAGGCTTTCCTTAGCAAATTTTCATTGAACTCAAAAAGTGCCTCAAGGCCTACCGGTTTAACCTTCTCTCCTTTAAGGTGAAGGTACTCGAGGAACGTTAAGGGCTTGACCTCAATATGCTTAGCCCTCCTAGCTAAGTCCGGGCTTTCCCTTAATTTGAGTGCTGAGGAGCCCGTGGCCACTATGAAATACTCCATCCTATCGTGGAGAACCTTCAAAGTTAAGTCCCACTTCTCATCGTAGTGAACTTCATCAAGGAGTATTATTGGTTTTTTGGGTCTGAAGAGTTCTAAATACTTATCGATTGCTTCATACAGACTGAAGCCGAGGAGGTGGAGTTCATCGACTGGAATATAAATCACTTCGGGCGTTTTTGAGAGAGCATAAAAGTACAGTTGTCCGAGCAGGGTTGTTTTGCCGGTTCCCCTTAATCCCGGCAGGAGGATTGTAGATGTTTTATCTTCATCGAGGTATTTATCTAGCCTGCTCCTTACTTCTTTGAAGATGAACCTTCTCCTCAATCTCCTCGCATAGTTTAATCTTCTCGGAACTTCTGCTGCTAGCCTTATAAGGTAGTCGCTTAATTGTACCATGATAGCCCCCATTTTGGTCATCTAAATAACCAAATATATAGGAATTTTGGTCGTTTAGTTATTCTTAATGAAGCTTAACTATCCTCGCAGCCGAGAACTTCAATTCCGGGGTTCCGGCTTTATTTAATGCGTCGTTAGTTAGAACATTTGCATCGAAGTGGGAGGGCACAACTATCACACCTTCCTTCACGTTGGCTATCTTCGCCTTCAGGGTTAAGCTACCTCTCTTGGTTTCAACCTTAACTAGATCCCCATCCTTTATCCCGTACTTCTTTGCATCTTCTCTGCTTATGTAAACCACGGGCTCGCTCATCAGCTTCACGAGGGATGGACTTCTCAGGGTTATCTCTCCGGTGTTGTAGTGACTTATAACCCTGACCGTAGTTAATATCAGGGGATACTCTCCGTTAGGAGTTTCCCAGGGCATTATTTGTTCCACAGCGTACATCCTTGCCTTGCCATCTGGCGTGGAGAACTGGATCGTGTGAAGCCTCCTGTAGGGGATTATTATTCCCTCGGAGTTCTTCAGCTCTTCGATGCTTCTCCCCTCGAGCTCTGGAAACATCTTGAAGTACTCTTCCGTTATCTCCTCAACCTTGGAGTAGTTGAAGCCTGACAATCCTAGGGCTTTGCCAAGCTCGCTCAGGATTACCCAATCAGGCTTGGCCTCTCCTGGGGGATCGCAGACCTTAAAGCTCCACTGAATCCTCCTTTCACTGTTCATGTAGCTTCCTTCCTTCTCGCAGAATGCAGCAGCTGGAAGAACGTAGTGGGCAAATCTAGCAGTTCTCGTGAGGAATATGTCCTGAACTACGAGCAGATCAAGCTTCGTTAAGGCCTTTCTAACCTTTAAGACGTTAGCTTCGCTCACGGCTGGGTTCTCTCCGACTATGTAGAGGGCCTTAACATCTCCTTCAAGTATG
This genomic interval from Pyrococcus kukulkanii contains the following:
- a CDS encoding ATP-binding protein, with amino-acid sequence MGAIMVQLSDYLIRLAAEVPRRLNYARRLRRRFIFKEVRSRLDKYLDEDKTSTILLPGLRGTGKTTLLGQLYFYALSKTPEVIYIPVDELHLLGFSLYEAIDKYLELFRPKKPIILLDEVHYDEKWDLTLKVLHDRMEYFIVATGSSALKLRESPDLARRAKHIEVKPLTFLEYLHLKGEKVKPVGLEALFEFNENLLRKAFSTVAQHGKEVERYLRLGSLPITLELSEEEAYEYIFTLIERIIYRDLKDFRNFDSSTLDFAMKLLFILANPRGERFSYERLSKTLGISKSTVIEIVRALVRSGLLVEIPPAGSLTRKVRKGPKLKFLAPAMRASILHKFESVDEAALLEDAVALYLHGAGRLEYEPGKGGADFLLIKNGERYVIEVSLGKSDISQVRRSMERLNAEKGIVIGKRFEIKGDILMIPWWVFLGLI